The Solea solea chromosome 19, fSolSol10.1, whole genome shotgun sequence genome has a window encoding:
- the dennd1a gene encoding DENN domain-containing protein 1A isoform X2 — MGSRLKENPESTFEVYLEVAHPSSHSSAPEVKRQFPEDYTDQETLQTVPKFCFPFSMDSPSINQVGQNFTFVLTDIKSKQRFGFCRLSSGAHTCYCILSYLPWFEVFYKLLNILADYTIKGQESQRQELLVSLHVLPIPEPRVPVHLGVHSFFTVPDTRELPSIPENRNLTEYFVAVDVNNMLHLYASMLHERRILICCSKLSTLTACVHGSAAMLHPMHWQHVYIPVLPQHLLDYCCAPMPYLIGVHSSLMEKVRGMALDDVVVLNIDTNTMETPFDDLQSLPNDVVSSLKSRLKKVSTTTGDGVAQAFLKSQVALFGSYRDALQIDSGEPITFNQDTFLNHRSSAMRQFLQSAIHLQLFKQFIDGRLDLLNSGEGFSDIFEEEISMGEYAASDKTYHQWLFTVKKGGGAIFNTVKTKANPAMKTAYKIAKDHAKMRIKEVKSRLKQKEQAENGVSTGGSTVISDDSTESVTSSTSDVRGQREGPLRTWDDHRPITVHFGQAWPPMLLKRPNSNVSLDSSIDQPQPYHSLKEMDLIETDDRGSGAESHTAPPSPVSEKVSNINLLGDVFGCQDEPDNQSLTLAKSLEDLRTPKDPGDLQAKFTYQRMDLSVGKHSRTFPGLKLSNPHNTLWSVAQDEAALPVCAPPVCDTLPSVQLPARTGSHSPSHESSASGPDPLEPCNPGNITIPRPHGRKTPELGAVLVPPMAQSRSKVGGAVEGRTTSGGQEFRQALTMTTDGELLRPKVGEDSIDLIRLLDPLDRSAQTSSASLNDGVDVAMSSSSQFQSYPQGLPPFPLHPHTSLNPFVQSLQHTSPQTHFSPAVGGRNPFSAVCGPPPGSYLHTPPQPQAFSALPGMYRQHSPGSSSLPLSHGLLHSTFPSFDAALPHSSASNHALSSLVDSLSVSSTAMNTLPKPLSAEGDSQKTQDLFGDLVTMAKPATPQKKKVEDLRRRWETFD; from the exons ATGGGGTCCCGATTAAA GGAGAACCCGGAGTCCACCTTTGAGGTGTATCTGGAGGTAGCCCATCCAAGTTCCCACAGCTCTG CACCTGAAGTGAAAAGGCAGTTCCCCGAGGACTACACAGACCAG gaaactctTCAGACTGTGCCAAAGTTCTGTTTCCCCTTCAGCATGGACAG CCCGTCAATCAACCAGGTCGGACAAAACTTCACATTTGTGTTGACTGACATCAAGAGCAAACAGAGATTTGGCTTCTGCCGACTGTCCTCAGGTGCACATACCTGCTACTGCATTCTCAG CTATCTGCCCTGGTTCGAGGTCTTCTACAAGCTACTTAATATCCTCGCAGATTACACAATCAAAGGCCAG gaaAGCCAAAGGCAAGAGCTCCTGGTGTCACTGCACGTGCTCCCTATCCCTGAGCCCAGGGTCCCTGTTCATCTTGGCGTG CATTCCTTCTTCACTGTGCCTGACACCAGGGAACTTCCCAGTATACCGGAGAAT AGAAACCTAACAGAGTATTTTGTCGCAGTAGATGTCAATAACATGCTTCATCTGTACGCTAGTATGCTTCATGAACGTCGAATCCTCATCTGCTGCAGCAAACTAAGCACT ttAACGGCATGTGTCCATGGATCTGCAGCCATGCTCCATCCAATGCACTGGCAACATGTTTACATTCCTGTCCTTCCTCAACATCTGTTAGACTACTGCTG tgCCCCAATGCCCTACCTCATTGGAGTACATTCCAGCCTGATGGAG AAAGTTCGAGGGATGGCTCTAGATGACGTGGTGGTCCTGAATATTGACACAAACACCATGGAGACCCCCTTTGATGACCTTCAAAGCCTGCCCAACGATGTG GTTTCATCATTAAAAAGTCGTTTAAAGAAGGTTTCGACAACAACAGGGGACGGCGTGGCTCAAGCCTTCCTCAAGAGTCAGGTGGCGCTGTTCGGCAGCTACAGGGATGCACTGCAGATAGACTCG ggAGAGCCAATAACATTTAACCAGGacacttttttaaatcatcGGTCCAGTGCCATGAGACAGTTCCTGCAGAGTGCCATTCACCTGCAGCTCTTCAAACAG TTTATCGACGGCCGTCTCGATCTGTTGAACTCAGGAGAAGGTTTCAGTGACATCTTTGAGGAGGAGATCAGCATGGGTGAATATGCAG CCAGTGACAAGACCTACCACCAGTGGCTGTTCACTGTGAAG aaaGGGGGTGGGGCCATTTTCAACACAGTGAAGACCAAAGCAAACCCAGCCATGAAGACTGCTTACAAGATC GCTAAGGACCACGCAAAAATGCGTATTAAAGAAGTGAAGAGTCGTCTGAAGCAGAAG GAGCAGGCAGAAAATGGCGTCTCTACAGGAGGGTCCACAGTCATCAGTGACGACAGCACAGAAAGTGTCACCTCGTCTACCAGTGACGTCAGGGGCCAGAGAGAGGGGCCACTGCGAACCTGGGATGACCACAGGCCCATCACTGTACACTTTGGACAA GCTTGGCCACCTATGTTACTGAAGAGACCAAACAGCAATGTGAGTCTGGACTCCAGCATTGACCA GCCTCAGCCGTACCACTCCCTGAAGGAGATGGATCTGATAGAAACGGATGATCGCGGTTCTGGTGCAGAGAGTCACACTGCCCCTCCCAGCCCTGTTAGTGAGAAGGTCTCTAATATCAACTTGCTGGGCGATGTCTTTGGCTGCCAGGATGAACCAGACAACCAATCACTCACACTGGCAAAAAGTCTCGAGGACTTACGGACTCCAAAAGACCCTGGAGATCTCCAAGCCAAGTTCACGTACCAG CGCATGGACCTGAGTGTTGGCAAACACTCGCGCACATTTCCAGGCCTCAAGCTTTCCAACCCTCACAACACGCTGTGGAGCGTGGCTCAGGACGAAGCAGCCCTGCCTGTCTGTGCGCCTCCTGTCTGTGACACTCTGCCGTCTGTGCAACTTCCTGCAAGGACAGGAAGCCACTCCCCGAGTCACGAGAGCTCTGCCTCGGGGCCCGACCCGCTGGAGCCTTGCAATCCTGGCAACATAACCATCCCACGTCCCCACGGGAGGAAGACGCCGGAGCTCGGTGCCGTCCTCGTACCCCCCATGGCTCAGTCACGCTCAAAGGTGGGAGGAGCTGTTGAAGGAAGGACTACATCAGGGGGACAAGAGTTCAGGCAAGCCCTGACCATGACTACAGATGGGGAACTGCTGAGGCCCAAAGTAGGTGAGGACAGTATAGATCTGATCCGCCTCCTGGACCCCCTTGACCGCTCGGCACAGACTAGTTCCGCTTCACTAAATGACGGGGTAGATGTCGCTATGTCGTCCTCCTCCCAGTTTCAGTCTTACCCACAGGGTTTGCCTCCGTTCCCGCTTCATCCTCATACTTCACTCAACCCTTTTGTCCAGTCTCTGCAGCACACTTCCCCTCAAACACATTTCTCACCCGCAGTGGGCGGCAGGAACCCCTTCAGTGCAGTGTGCGGGCCTCCGCCGGGCTCGTACCTGCATACCCCCCCCCAGCCTCAGGCCTTCTCTGCACTACCAGGGATGTACAGACAGCACTCACCTGGCAGTTCGTCTCTGCCGCTCAGCCACGGACTGCTCCACTCGACCTTCCCCTCCTTTGACGCCGCCCTTCCCCACTCCTCCGCCAGTAACCATGCGCTCTCTAGCCTCGTGGACTCCTTGTCTGTCTCTAGCACAGCCATGAACACACTGCCAAAGCCACTCAGTGCAGAGGGAGACAGCCAGAAGACTCAGGATCTTTTTGGGGACCTGGTGACTATGGCCAAGCCAGCGACCCCCCAAAAGAAGAAGGTGGAAGACCTGCGAAGGAGGTGGGAAACATTTGACTAA
- the dennd1a gene encoding DENN domain-containing protein 1A isoform X1, protein MGSRLKENPESTFEVYLEVAHPSSHSSAPEVKRQFPEDYTDQETLQTVPKFCFPFSMDSPSINQVGQNFTFVLTDIKSKQRFGFCRLSSGAHTCYCILSYLPWFEVFYKLLNILADYTIKGQESQRQELLVSLHVLPIPEPRVPVHLGVHSFFTVPDTRELPSIPENRNLTEYFVAVDVNNMLHLYASMLHERRILICCSKLSTLTACVHGSAAMLHPMHWQHVYIPVLPQHLLDYCCAPMPYLIGVHSSLMEKVRGMALDDVVVLNIDTNTMETPFDDLQSLPNDVVSSLKSRLKKVSTTTGDGVAQAFLKSQVALFGSYRDALQIDSGEPITFNQDTFLNHRSSAMRQFLQSAIHLQLFKQFIDGRLDLLNSGEGFSDIFEEEISMGEYAASDKTYHQWLFTVKKGGGAIFNTVKTKANPAMKTAYKIAKDHAKMRIKEVKSRLKQKEQAENGVSTGGSTVISDDSTESVTSSTSDVRGQREGPLRTWDDHRPITVHFGQAWPPMLLKRPNSNVSLDSSIDHSLRPTRHYTVFLSEDSSGDELQYDNDSVSGLPDNFLFSVPFEWTPLPQPYHSLKEMDLIETDDRGSGAESHTAPPSPVSEKVSNINLLGDVFGCQDEPDNQSLTLAKSLEDLRTPKDPGDLQAKFTYQRMDLSVGKHSRTFPGLKLSNPHNTLWSVAQDEAALPVCAPPVCDTLPSVQLPARTGSHSPSHESSASGPDPLEPCNPGNITIPRPHGRKTPELGAVLVPPMAQSRSKVGGAVEGRTTSGGQEFRQALTMTTDGELLRPKVGEDSIDLIRLLDPLDRSAQTSSASLNDGVDVAMSSSSQFQSYPQGLPPFPLHPHTSLNPFVQSLQHTSPQTHFSPAVGGRNPFSAVCGPPPGSYLHTPPQPQAFSALPGMYRQHSPGSSSLPLSHGLLHSTFPSFDAALPHSSASNHALSSLVDSLSVSSTAMNTLPKPLSAEGDSQKTQDLFGDLVTMAKPATPQKKKVEDLRRRWETFD, encoded by the exons ATGGGGTCCCGATTAAA GGAGAACCCGGAGTCCACCTTTGAGGTGTATCTGGAGGTAGCCCATCCAAGTTCCCACAGCTCTG CACCTGAAGTGAAAAGGCAGTTCCCCGAGGACTACACAGACCAG gaaactctTCAGACTGTGCCAAAGTTCTGTTTCCCCTTCAGCATGGACAG CCCGTCAATCAACCAGGTCGGACAAAACTTCACATTTGTGTTGACTGACATCAAGAGCAAACAGAGATTTGGCTTCTGCCGACTGTCCTCAGGTGCACATACCTGCTACTGCATTCTCAG CTATCTGCCCTGGTTCGAGGTCTTCTACAAGCTACTTAATATCCTCGCAGATTACACAATCAAAGGCCAG gaaAGCCAAAGGCAAGAGCTCCTGGTGTCACTGCACGTGCTCCCTATCCCTGAGCCCAGGGTCCCTGTTCATCTTGGCGTG CATTCCTTCTTCACTGTGCCTGACACCAGGGAACTTCCCAGTATACCGGAGAAT AGAAACCTAACAGAGTATTTTGTCGCAGTAGATGTCAATAACATGCTTCATCTGTACGCTAGTATGCTTCATGAACGTCGAATCCTCATCTGCTGCAGCAAACTAAGCACT ttAACGGCATGTGTCCATGGATCTGCAGCCATGCTCCATCCAATGCACTGGCAACATGTTTACATTCCTGTCCTTCCTCAACATCTGTTAGACTACTGCTG tgCCCCAATGCCCTACCTCATTGGAGTACATTCCAGCCTGATGGAG AAAGTTCGAGGGATGGCTCTAGATGACGTGGTGGTCCTGAATATTGACACAAACACCATGGAGACCCCCTTTGATGACCTTCAAAGCCTGCCCAACGATGTG GTTTCATCATTAAAAAGTCGTTTAAAGAAGGTTTCGACAACAACAGGGGACGGCGTGGCTCAAGCCTTCCTCAAGAGTCAGGTGGCGCTGTTCGGCAGCTACAGGGATGCACTGCAGATAGACTCG ggAGAGCCAATAACATTTAACCAGGacacttttttaaatcatcGGTCCAGTGCCATGAGACAGTTCCTGCAGAGTGCCATTCACCTGCAGCTCTTCAAACAG TTTATCGACGGCCGTCTCGATCTGTTGAACTCAGGAGAAGGTTTCAGTGACATCTTTGAGGAGGAGATCAGCATGGGTGAATATGCAG CCAGTGACAAGACCTACCACCAGTGGCTGTTCACTGTGAAG aaaGGGGGTGGGGCCATTTTCAACACAGTGAAGACCAAAGCAAACCCAGCCATGAAGACTGCTTACAAGATC GCTAAGGACCACGCAAAAATGCGTATTAAAGAAGTGAAGAGTCGTCTGAAGCAGAAG GAGCAGGCAGAAAATGGCGTCTCTACAGGAGGGTCCACAGTCATCAGTGACGACAGCACAGAAAGTGTCACCTCGTCTACCAGTGACGTCAGGGGCCAGAGAGAGGGGCCACTGCGAACCTGGGATGACCACAGGCCCATCACTGTACACTTTGGACAA GCTTGGCCACCTATGTTACTGAAGAGACCAAACAGCAATGTGAGTCTGGACTCCAGCATTGACCA CTCTCTTCGTCCCACTCGTCACTACACAGTCTTTCTCTCGGAGGATTCCTCCGGAGATGAGCTCCAGTATGACAATGACTCCGTCTCTGGGCTTCCTGACAACTTTCTCTTCTCCGTCCCCTTTGAGTGGACGCCTCT GCCTCAGCCGTACCACTCCCTGAAGGAGATGGATCTGATAGAAACGGATGATCGCGGTTCTGGTGCAGAGAGTCACACTGCCCCTCCCAGCCCTGTTAGTGAGAAGGTCTCTAATATCAACTTGCTGGGCGATGTCTTTGGCTGCCAGGATGAACCAGACAACCAATCACTCACACTGGCAAAAAGTCTCGAGGACTTACGGACTCCAAAAGACCCTGGAGATCTCCAAGCCAAGTTCACGTACCAG CGCATGGACCTGAGTGTTGGCAAACACTCGCGCACATTTCCAGGCCTCAAGCTTTCCAACCCTCACAACACGCTGTGGAGCGTGGCTCAGGACGAAGCAGCCCTGCCTGTCTGTGCGCCTCCTGTCTGTGACACTCTGCCGTCTGTGCAACTTCCTGCAAGGACAGGAAGCCACTCCCCGAGTCACGAGAGCTCTGCCTCGGGGCCCGACCCGCTGGAGCCTTGCAATCCTGGCAACATAACCATCCCACGTCCCCACGGGAGGAAGACGCCGGAGCTCGGTGCCGTCCTCGTACCCCCCATGGCTCAGTCACGCTCAAAGGTGGGAGGAGCTGTTGAAGGAAGGACTACATCAGGGGGACAAGAGTTCAGGCAAGCCCTGACCATGACTACAGATGGGGAACTGCTGAGGCCCAAAGTAGGTGAGGACAGTATAGATCTGATCCGCCTCCTGGACCCCCTTGACCGCTCGGCACAGACTAGTTCCGCTTCACTAAATGACGGGGTAGATGTCGCTATGTCGTCCTCCTCCCAGTTTCAGTCTTACCCACAGGGTTTGCCTCCGTTCCCGCTTCATCCTCATACTTCACTCAACCCTTTTGTCCAGTCTCTGCAGCACACTTCCCCTCAAACACATTTCTCACCCGCAGTGGGCGGCAGGAACCCCTTCAGTGCAGTGTGCGGGCCTCCGCCGGGCTCGTACCTGCATACCCCCCCCCAGCCTCAGGCCTTCTCTGCACTACCAGGGATGTACAGACAGCACTCACCTGGCAGTTCGTCTCTGCCGCTCAGCCACGGACTGCTCCACTCGACCTTCCCCTCCTTTGACGCCGCCCTTCCCCACTCCTCCGCCAGTAACCATGCGCTCTCTAGCCTCGTGGACTCCTTGTCTGTCTCTAGCACAGCCATGAACACACTGCCAAAGCCACTCAGTGCAGAGGGAGACAGCCAGAAGACTCAGGATCTTTTTGGGGACCTGGTGACTATGGCCAAGCCAGCGACCCCCCAAAAGAAGAAGGTGGAAGACCTGCGAAGGAGGTGGGAAACATTTGACTAA
- the crb2a gene encoding protein crumbs homolog 2a yields the protein MELNLKTLLLTTMMFKWGILCDATSDRCLSAPCHNGATCVDTMEDYACLCATEGVRYMGKNCDELYDACSFAPCADCTSRPGTTQYHCVCPHGLTGDNCTEEMDECQSNPCSGPRSVCVDQQNGYFCRCPAGFGGRGCSTHVTDCIDGPCKNNGTCVLRPEGFHCHCAPGFQGRTCEEDVNECLSEPCQNGAICIDGVAEFHCFCVPGFQGHNCEIDINECVSRPCENNATCINEKDHYECECLAGFTGVNCEIEIDECESSPCHNGATCHDLTGMYSCECLPGFDGMNCEVDVDECASDPCQNGAVCRDMVNSYECDCSDTGFQGDYCEVDIPECASDPCQHGATCLEGIKLYSCLCWPGYEGPNCETDIDECADQPCENAGQCFQWSDPSHWELDWQLSFADAAGYICQCQPGFVGENCSVNIDECESEPCQNGGACEDKINGYTCTCTAGFLGELCEVDIDECASQPCQHGGSCEDGRASYICHCPEAEPGELPWGGNHCEVKLRGCVDHECQNGATCHPQLENGVHSHTCLCPHGFYDKQCSTRTTFSFSTPGFIHVQVALEERTHREVGVQLRFRTTIPNMLLIYRGDADNHVLLEIVNGGLHARAFSEESEMDITFPGLVSDGDWRDAHVFVNNEGLILTMKGPGCGREGCKVMDGGTDELPFQPSETLAHIYIGGAPQSSASGAGFIGCMEDLMIDSKPILPQTLPEGQGQVLGCSKTEWCKPNPCNGRGRCVDLWTSYQCECHRPFHSESCQKEFPSWTYSHEDTLSFRSYDVAENLGSNFSVSFFMRSLKPDGLLFQLRRPAGKEEGGVYFTIYLGMGRILVSSLPNSAPLTAPKFMTTGEQQLIQVEVQHRQVTFEQAELRYIIGEIPEVNIQSGDQVYVGGLPGHWDTGVWGGYYKGCLQDLRLNSVHLDVDVWSSAEEEKVFLPSDAENVKKGCVSDNACKVKPCLNGGECVITFNDFTCSCAAEYTGKTCQTHVWCISDPCVNGGHCVDLADGYECVYNATFENNPVQYSAGGSLAEPVSNIYMEVRTRSDNAVLLRASWGTDLLMVGLLDSSVRVEIHTGNSVETLAFTGVRRVADGRWHCVNISVAEKEAEASPWVITVDGITDSSSSPEQIGSLTFLNEKGATLSVAESFTGCFGAVRVGGVYLPFVNNYKAPQQSQFHLVGKAKVTLGCSSAPVCDPRPCLNGATCEDVFNQYFCLCDSGWEGDECETDTDDCASQPCVHGTCKDYLAGFECHCHQGYAGTLCDEDLDECEHHACEHGGVCQDGPGTYTCICPKGYSGPLCQWDFPPIQCGKDILCKNDGICNDGLWGANCTCRPGFTGTRCESETDECESNPCRNGASCLNRFNMFVCECPPDYSGHTCDTKKQPHREGISWLVVVIPLLCFCVMVVSISLTFMLLTARKKRQSEGAYSPSTQELAGARLEMDSMLKVPPEERLI from the exons GAATCCTCTGTGATGCCACTTCAGACAGATGTCTGTCTGCACCCTGCCACAATGGAGCGACCTGTGTGGACACGATGGAGGATTACGCCTGCTTATGTGCCACAGAAGGCGTTCGATACATGGGCAAGAACTGCGATGAACTCTACGACGCCTGCTCTTTTGCACCATGTGCAGACTGCACCAGCAGGCCTGGTACCACCCAGTACCACTGCGTCTGCCCACATGGACTAACAGGTGACAACTGCACAGAGGAGATGGACGAGTGTCAGAGCAACCCCTGCTCTGGACCTCGCTCGGTGTGTGTCGACCAGCAGAACGGATACTTCTGCAGGTGTCCTGCCGGGTTCGGAGGACGCGGCTGCAGCACGCACGTAACCGACTGCATCGACGGACCCTGCAAGAACAATGGGACTTGTGTGCTACGACCAGAGGGCTTTCACTGCCACTGTGCACCAGGGTTCCAGGGGAGGACTTGTGAGGAGGACGTGAACGAGTGTCTGTCAGAGCCTTGTCAGAACGGAGCCATCTGCATCGACGGAGTGGCGGAGTTCCACTGCTTCTGTGTGCCGGGGTTTCAGGGCCACAACTGTGAGATCGACATCAACGAGTGTGTGTCACGGCCCTGTGAGAACAACGCCACGTGCATCAATGAGAAGGACCACTATGAGTGTGAGTGCCTGGCAGGCTTTACAG GAGTCAACTGTGAAATTGAAATAGACGAGTGTGAGTCCAGTCCCTGCCACAATGGAGCCACATGTCACGACCTGACGGGCATGTACTCGTGCGAATGTCTGCCTGGGTTTGACGGCATGAACTGTGAGGTGGATGTGGACGAGTGTGCCAGTGATCCCTGTCAGAATGGAGCGGTCTGTCGCGACATGGTCAACAG CTACGAGTGTGACTGCAGTGACACAGGATTCCAGGGTGATTACTGTGAAGTGGACATCCCTGAATGTGCCTCTGATCCCTGTCAGCATGGTGCCACGTGTCTGGAGGGAATCAAACTATACAGCTGCCTCTGCTGGCCAG GTTATGAAGGACCAAACTGTGAGACTGACATCGATGAGTGTGCTGATCAGCCTTGTGAGAATGCTGGCCAGTGTTTCCAGTGGTCAGATCCATCTCACTGGGAGCTGGACTGGCAGCTCAGCTTTGCAGATGCAGCTGGATACATTTGTCAGTGTCAGCCCGGTTTTGTGG GTGAGAACTGCTCTGTAAACATTGATGAGTGTGAGTCTGAACCCTGCCAGAATGGAGGCGCATGTGAGGATAAGATCAACGGCTACACCTGCACGTGCACTGCTGGATTCCTAG GTGAGCTGTGTGAAGTGGACATTGATGAGTGTGCTAGCCAGCCATGTCAGCATGGAGGCTCGTGTGAGGACGGCAGGGCCTCCTACATCTGCCACTGTCCTGAGGCCGAGCCAGGGGAACTTCCATGGGGAGGAAATCACTGTGAAGTGAAGCTGCGTGGCTGCGTGGACCATGAATGCCAGAACGGAGCCACCTGTCATCCACAGCTGGAGAACGGCGTGCACAGCCACACATGCTTGTGCCCTCACGGCTTCTATGACAAGCAGTGCTCCACGAGAACAACGTTCTCCTTCTCTACTCCCGGGTTCATTCACGTTCAGGTGGCTCTAGAAGAACGGACCCACAGGGAGGTCGGGGTACAACTACGCTTCCGAACCACCATACCTAATATGTTGCTCATCTACAGAGGGGATGCAGACAACCACGTCCTCTTAGAGATTGTGAATGGTGGCCTTCATGCAAGAGCTTTTTCTGAGGAATCTGAAATGGATATTACATTTCCTGGATTGGTCAGTGATGGAGACTGGAGGGATGCTCATGTCTTTGTGAATAATGAAGGTCTGATCTTGACTATGAAAGGCCCTGGCTGTGGCAGGGAGGGGTGCAAAGTTATGGATGGTGGTACAGATGAATTACCATTCCAACCCTCTGAAACCTTAGCTCACATTTATATAGGTGGAGCACCACAGTCCTCTGCAAGTGGTGCCGGCTTCATCGGATGTATGGAAGACCTGATGATAGACTCTAAGCCTATCTTACCCCAAACTCTTCCAGAGGGCCAAGGCCAGGTGTTGGGCTGTAGTAAGACTGAATGGTGTAAGCCTAACCCCTGCAACGGACGTGGACGGTGTGTGGACCTGTGGACCAGCTACCAGTGTGAGTGCCACCGCCCCTTCCACAGTGAGAGCTGCCAAAAAG AATTCCCTTCATGGACATACAGTCATGAGGACACTTTGAGCTTCAGGAGCTATGATGTGGCTGAGAACCTTGGGAGCAACTTCAGCGTGTCCTTCTTCATGAGGTCGTTAAAGCCGGACGGGCTGCTGTTCCAGCTGAGGAGACCCGCCGGGAAGGAGGAGGGCGGGGTCTACTTCACCATCTACCTGGGAATGGGCAGGATTTTGGTCAGCTCTCTGCCCAACAGTGCCCCACTGACCGCGCCAAAGTTTATGACTACTGGTGAGCAGCAACTCATCCAGGTGGAAGTCCAGCACAGACAGGTGACCTTTGAGCAAGCGGAGCTTCGTTACATCATCGGAGAGATCCCTGAGGTGAATATTCAGAGTGGAGATCAGGTCTATGTGGGAGGGCTTCCTGGGCACTGGGACACTGGTGTGTGGGGGGGCTACTACAAAGGTTGCCTGCAGGACCTTCGTTTAAACTCTGTGCATCTGGATGTGGACGTTTGGAGCAGCGCGGAGGAGGAAAAGGTGTTTTTACCAAGTGATGCTGAAAATGTCAAGAAGGGCTGTGTCAGTGATAACGCATGCAAG GTGAAGCCCTGTCTGAACGGAGGTGAATGCGTCATCACGTTCAATGATTTCACATGTTCCTGTGCGGCGGAATACACCGGAAAGACGTGTCAAACGCACGTTTGGTGTATTAGTGATCCTTGTGTCAACGGCGGCCACTGTGTGGACCTCGCAGACGGATACGAAT GTGTATACAATGCTACCTTTGAGAACAATCCAGTGCAGTACAGTGCTGGAGGCTCCCTGGCTGAACCCGTCTCTAACATCTACATGGAAGTGAGGACTCGCTCAGACAACGCTGTGCTCCTCAGGGCGTCCTGGGGCACTGACCTCCTCATGGTGGGTCTTCTGGACTCGTCAGTCCGGGTGGAGATTCACACCGGCAACAGCGTGGAGACGCTGGCCTTCACAGGAGTCCGTCGAGTGGCCGACGGGCGCTGGCACTGCGTGAACATCTCCGTGGCTGAGAAGGAGGCCGAGGCCTCTCCCTGGGTCATCACTGTGGACGGCatcacagacagcagcagctcaccGGAGCAAATCGGGAGCCTCACCTTTCTAAACGAGAAGGGAGCCACGTTGTCAGTTGCAGAGAGTTTCACCGGCTGCTTCGGCGCAGTGAGAGTCGGTGGAGTCTACCTTCCTTTTGTAAATAACTACAAAGCTCCGCAGCAGTCGCAGTTCCACTTAGTTGGAAAGGCAAAGGTCACTTTAGGCTGCAGCAGTGCGCCTGTGTGTGATCCACGGCCCTGTCTGAATGGAGCCACGTGTGAGGACGTCTTCAACCAatatttctgtctgtgtgactcTGGCTGGGAGGGAGACGAGTGTGAGACAGACACTGACGACTGTGCATCTCAGCCCTGTGTTCACGGCACCTGTAAGGACTACTTAGCCGGCTTTGAGTGCCACTGCCACCAAGGCTACGCCGGCACACTGTGTGACGAGGATCTCGATGAGTGTGAACATCACGCGTGTGAACACGGAGGCGTCTGTCAGGACGGACCCGGCACATACACCTGTATATGCCCCAAGGGCTACAGTGGCCCCCTCTGCCA GTGGGACTTTCCTCCGATACAGTGTGGCAAAGACATCCTGTGTAAAAATGATGGGATCTGCAATGATGGACTGTGGGGAGCTAACTGTACCTGCAGGCCGGGTTTCACAGGCACCAG ATGTGAAAGTGAGACGGACGAGTGTGAGTCTAATCCCTGTCGAAACGGCGCTTCCTGTCTGAATCGATTCAACATGTTCGTGTGTGAGTGTCCGCCTGATTACAGCGGTCACACCTGTGACACTAAG aaacaGCCTCACAGAGAGGGCATCTCGTGGTTAGTGGTGGTCATCCCGCTGCTGTGCTTCTGTGTGATGGTCGTAAGCATCAGCTTGACCTTCATGCTGCTCACGGCGAGGAAGAAGCGTCAGTCAGAGGGAGCGTACAGTCCCAGCACTCAGGAGCTGGCCGGAGCTCGGCTGGAGATGGACAGCATGCTCAAAGTGCCTCCAGAGGAAAGACTCATCTGA